In Pseudorasbora parva isolate DD20220531a chromosome 20, ASM2467924v1, whole genome shotgun sequence, a single window of DNA contains:
- the klhl42 gene encoding kelch-like protein 42: MHDLRKACMKFMSCYYHPMLRRPEFRMLPAALRDQIRDMRMKGTATLVAIGDFTDTCLDLANQDEPWSMLRYSELEQRWKPLANNLPPDMINVRGYGSAVLDNYLFIVGGYRMTSQEISVAHCYNPCKNEWNHVAPLNQKRSNFKLLAVSGKLYAVGGHCLGTVECYSPEQDWWTCVASLPDPLAEFSACECQGMIYVMGGYTSRDRNTSVLRYCPTSDTWSVFHSCSAHVRKQQMLSVEDTIYLVGGYTHELEPAEMGRRRLNQTEDMLTVQSYNVQTGELLQLKENTSKSGLNLTCTLHNDGIYIMSRDVSLPTSLEHRVFLKYNIFSDAWEAFRRFPALGQNMLLCSLYLPNVL, encoded by the exons ATGCATGATCTCAGAAAGGCTTGCATGAAATTCATGAGCTGCTATTATCATCCCATGCTGCGCAGGCCGGAGTTCAGGATGTTGCCAGCTGCTCTGCGGGATCAGATCCGAGATATGCGCATGAAAGGCACGGCCACTTTAGTAGCAATAGGGGATTTTACTGACACCTGTCTGGATCTGGCAAATCAGGACGAGCCGTGGTCCATGTTGAGGTATAGTGAGCTAGAACAACGCTGGAAACCTTTAGCCAACAATCTTCCCCCCGACATGATCAATGTCCGAGGTTACGGATCTGCTGTGCTGGACAACTACTTGTTTATTGTTGGTGGATACAGAATGACAAGTCAGGAGATCTCGGTGGCCCACTGCTACAACCCCTGCAAGAACGAGTGGAACCATGTGGCACCTTTGAACCAGAAGAG GTCAAACTTCAAGCTCCTGGCTGTGAGTGGGAAGCTGTATGCGGTTGGAGGTCATTGTCTGGGGACGGTAGAGTGCTACAGTCCCGAGCAGGACTGGTGGACGTGTGTGGCGTCTCTGCCTGATCCTCTCGCTGAGTTCTCTGCCTGTGAGTGTCAGGGCATGATCTACGTCATGGGCGGTTATACCTCTAGAG ATAGAAACACCAGCGTGCTGCGCTACTGCCCCACATCAGACACGTGGTCCGTCTTCCATTCCTGTTCGGCTCACGTGCGCAAGCAGCAGATGCTCTCAGTGGAAGACACCATCTATCTAGTGGGCGGCTACACACATGAGCTAGAACCCGCAGAAATGGGACGGCGGAGGCTAAACCAGACGGAGGACATGCTGACAGTACAGTCCTACAATGTGCAGACGGGAGAATTGTTGCAACTCAAGGAGAACACGTCCAAGTCGGGCTTGAACCTCACCTGCACGCTGCACAACGACGGCATCTATATCATGAGCAGAGATGTCAGCCTTCCCACCAGCCTGGAGCACCGCGTCTTCCTCAAATACAACATTTTTTCAGATGCCTGGGAGGCGTTCAGACGTTTCCCTGCTCTGGGACAGAACATGCTGCTTTGCTCACTCTACCTGCCCAATGTCCTCTGA